In a single window of the Thunnus thynnus chromosome 9, fThuThy2.1, whole genome shotgun sequence genome:
- the LOC137188825 gene encoding protocadherin beta-15-like encodes MGFRRFALHYGLACIFLVVRPVYGDVSYSIPEEMKRGSVIGNIAKDLGLDLGRLSARKARIDTEDNNVKYCGVNLNTGDLIVQERIDREGLCGKKASCVLKQELVLENPLELHRINIRVQDINDNSPQFKEDSLKIEIQESAVKGARFLLGEAHDGDIGENSVQSYSLQQNDHFKLNVNTKSGGRKYCELVLDKELDREDKKELMLLLTAFDGGSPQRSGTVVIHVTVLDANDNVPVFSQTVYKASLPENSPLDTVVITVSATDADEGLNSEITYGFDHVSGEDSNAFSLHSKTGEVRVAGAIDYEKVSSYEMQISAKDGLGLVSYATLIIEITDMNDNAPVIHLKSLTNPIQENVSPGTEVGIINVQDRDSENNRQVRCSIQQNVPFKLVPSIKNYYSLVTTGQLDRELLSDYNITITASDEGSPPLSSSKTVQLSVADINDNPPVFEDQSYSAYVTENNKPGSTLCSVTARDPDWRQNGTVIYSLLPGEVNGAPVSSYVSVNGDTGVIHAVRSFDYEQFRSFKVHVMARDNGSPPLSSNVTVSVFISDVNDNSPQILYPAPEGNSFMTELIPKAAHGGSLVSKVIAVDADSGQNAWLSYHIVKSTDPGLFSIGLHSGEIRTQRDISESDSMKQNLIVSVKDNGQPSLSATCSMYLLISDNLAEVPELKDISYDEKNSKLTSYLIIALVSVSTFFLTFIIIILGVRFCRRRKPRLLFDGAVAIPSAYLPPNYADVDGTGTLRSTYNYDAYLTTGSRTSDFKFVTSYNDNTLPADQTLRKSPSDFSDAFGDCDRSPEVRTHLMSLNSC; translated from the coding sequence ATGGGATTCAGGAGGTTTGCGCTGCATTACGGCcttgcttgtatttttcttgtcGTCCGCCCCGTCTATGGAGACGTCAGCTACTCTATTCCCGAGGAGATGAAACGTGGATCTGTAATTGGAAATATCGCTAAGGATCTGGGACTCGATTTGGGCAGACTGTCCGCTCGCAAGGCCCGTATCGATACGGAGGATAACAACGTTAAGTACTGCGGAGTTAATCTCAATACCGGAGACTTGATTGTACAAGAAAGGATTGACAGAGAAGGGCTTTGTGGGAAAAAAGCATcgtgtgttttaaaacaagaactTGTTCTGGAAAATCCATTAGAACTGCACCGTATTAACATCCGCGTCCAAGATATCAATGACAATTCACCGCAGTTTAAAGAGGATTCACTTAAGATAGAAATTCAGGAATCGGCCGTCAAGGGTGCACGCTTTCTTCTTGGAGAGGCACACGATGGAGACATCGGAGAAAATTCTGTTCAGAGCTACTCACTTCAGCagaatgatcattttaaactaAATGTTAACACGAAATCCGGCGGACGAAAATACTGCGAGTTAGTCTTAGACAAAGAATTAGATAGAGAAGATAAAAAGGAGTTGATGCTCTTGCTTACCGCATTCGATGGTGGCTCTCCTCAGAGATCAGGCACCGTAGTCATACACGTCACTGTACTGGATGCTAATGATAATGTACCAGTGTTTAGCCAGACCGTCTATAAAGCCAGTCTGCCTGAAAACTCTCCTCTCGATACTGTTGTGATCACAGTGAGTGCTACTGATGCAGATGAAGGTTTAAATAGCGAAATTACCTATGGATTTGATCATGTTTCAGGTGAGGATAGCAATGCATTTTCATTACACTCTAAAACGGGGGAGGTGAGAGTAGCTGGTGCTATTGATTATGAAAAAGTGTCATCATATGAAATGCAGATTAGCGCAAAAGACGGTCTGGGATTAGTTTCATATGCAACATTAATCATTGAAATTACGGATATGAATGACAACGCGCCAGTCATACATCTGAAATCATTAACTAATCCCATACAGGAGAATGTGTCACCTGGTACAGAGGTGGGCATCATTAACGTACAAGACAGAGACTCTGAGAATAACCGACAGGTCCGCTGCTCCATTCAACAAAACGTCCCTTTTAAGTTGGTTCCTTCTATTAAAAACTACTATTCTCTGGTGACTACAGGACAACTGGACCGTGAACTACTGTCTGATTACAACATTACAATCACCGCCAGTGACGAAGGCTCTccacctctgtcctcctctaaaACTGTTCAATTATCTGTAGCAGACATCAACGACAACCCACCTGTGTTTGAGGATCAGTCCTACAGCGcatatgtgactgaaaataacaaacctGGCTCCACTTTATGTTCCGTTACTGCTCGAGACCCCGACTGGAGACAAAACGGTACAGTGATTTATTCTCTGTTACCCGGTGAGGTTAACGGAGCCCCGGTGTCCTCCTATGTATCTGTTAACGGAGACACGGGGGTGATCCACGCTGTGAGGTCGTTTGATTATGAACAGTTCAGGAGTTTTAAAGTGCACGTGATGGCCAGAGACAACGGTTCTCCTCCGCTTAGCAGCAACGTGACCGTCAGTGTGTTCATATCGGATGTGAATGACAACTCTCCTCAGATACTGTATCCTGCCCCGGAGGGCAACTCCTTCATGACCGAGCTGATCCCCAAAGCTGCACACGGAGGCTCTCTGGTGTCCAAAGTGATAGCGGTGGACGCGGACTCCGGACAGAACGCCTGGCTGTCCTATCATATAGTCAAATCCACTGATCCGGGACTTTTCAGTATTGGTCTCCACAGCGGAGAGATCAGGACACAGCGGGACATTTCTGAATCTGACAGCATGAAACAGAACCTTATTGTGTCCGTGAAAGATAACGGacagccctctctctctgccacctgTTCCATGTATCTACTTATTTCTGATAACTTGGCTGAGGTCCCAGAACTGAAGGATATTTCTTATGATGAGAAGAATTCCAAACTGACCTCTTATCTGATCATCGCGCTGGTGTCCGTGTCCACCTTTTTTCTGAccttcattatcatcatcctgGGTGTGAGGTTTTGTCGCAGGAGAAAGCCCAGACTGTTGTTTGATGGAGCAGTTGCCATCCCCAGCGCTTATCTCCCTCCTAATTACGCAGATGTTGACGGCACAGGAACTTTACGCAGCACTTATAATTATGACGCCTACTTGACAACAGGATCCAGAACCAGTGATTTTAAGTTCGTGACATCTTACAATGACAACACTTTGCCTGCTGACCAGACTCTGAGGAAAAGTCCATCAGACTTTTCTGATGCCTTTGGTGATTGTGATCGCTCTCCTGAGGTACGCACACATTTAATGTCACTCAACTCGTGTTGA